The nucleotide sequence TCCCGCGCCGCGCTGCCCGAGGCGAGGGTGACGGCGCAGACGCCCGCGAGGGAGCGCCGCTGCGCTGCGTTCAGGACGGCGGGTTCAGTGCGGTACAGCTCCAGACGGCGGTACGCTATGCCCCGCGCTTGCAGCTCGCCGCGCAGGGTGTTTTCGGAGAGTTGCGAGGTCAGATGCAGGGCGACCTGACCGGGACGGGCAGGCAACTCGCGGCCCAGGGCCAGGGCGGTGGCGGTGCTGGGCACAAACGCCACGTCCAGCCCGGCGGCGCGAAGTTCGCGGGCGGTGGCCTCCCCCACTGCGGCCAGTCGCATGCCCGAGAGGGGCAGCGGGCCGAGGCTTTCCAGCGTCCCCGACAGCGCCGCCGCCCCCTGCGGACTCGTGATCAGAACCCAGGCCACCCCGCGCAGGTCGCTCAAACCTTCCCGCAGGGCCTGGGGGTCCGGAGCAGGCACGAACCGAATCAGCGGCACGCTCAGCACCTCGGCCCCCTGCAAGCGCAGCAGTTCGCCCAGCCGCCCGCCGCCGTCTTCCCCGTTGTCCGGGCGGGTGACGGCGACGGTGTGACCTTGCAGGGGGAGAACTTCAGCAGCCATGCGCCGCTCAGACTAGCGCCGCTCTACAGTGCAGGCCATGTCCACTGATACGGATTCCGATTGAATCTGAAACTACCAGATTCAATCGGAATCCGTATGAGCTATTCCACGCCCCAGCACACCCGCAGCAGGTCCAGGGCGCGGCGGTCCACCGGACCCAGACCGGCGGGCAAGGCGTCCAACGGAAAAAAGCGGAGTTCCGTGCCCTCTGACCCGTCCGGCGCAAGCTCGCCTTCCCAGGCCGGGACCACATAGACCGCTGTGACCTGATAAAACTCGTCGCCGCCGGGAAGCAGCACGTGGGTTTCTTTGCCGCTGACCACCGTCAGCAACCGAACTTCCAGAGGCCGCAGGCCCGTTTCCTCGTGCAGTTCGCGCCGCAACGTGTCTTCCAGCGCCTCCCCCAGTTCGGCAATCCCGCCGGGTGTTCCCCAGCCGCCCGTGTCGCGGCGGCGTTGCAGCAGCACCTCGTCTGCCGAGTTCAGCACCAGGGCACAGGCACCGGCCAAGTTGACGGGGGCGTGTCCCACCAGCGCCCGCAGGTCATGGACATATTCGGTTGTACTCATGTGAGTATCTTACTCAAAGTTTTGATGGGCCGAGCGCACCGCGTCCCGCACCGCCGCACAGACCGCTTCCTGCACCAGCGCCCCGAGCAGCAGCGGGTCGGCGGGGGGCAAGGCGGCGCTGCTCAGCACGAACGCACTGTCCCCGTCCCAGGCGGTGTGGCTGGGGTGAATCACGCGGGCGAGCGCGGTCTGCGCGGCGTCGGCCAGGCGGCGGCACTCGGCTTTCGTCAGGGCATGTTCGGTGGCGACGGCGACGAGCGTCGTGTTTTCCACGTCGCCGGGCGCAAAGGCGGCGGCGCCCGGCCCCGTGCCCGGACCTGCCAGCGCGCCGCCCTGCTCGTCCAGCACGTCACCCACCGGGTTGACCACGGCCAGGGCTGCGACCCGTACACCGTGGCGCTCCAGACACACGCTGCCCAGCCCGCCCGGCACCCCACCGCCGAGGTATTTGCCCGCCGTGGCCCCGGTGCCTGCGCCGACCAGACCCCGCGTCACCGGAGCAGAGG is from Deinococcus wulumuqiensis R12 and encodes:
- a CDS encoding NUDIX hydrolase → MSTTEYVHDLRALVGHAPVNLAGACALVLNSADEVLLQRRRDTGGWGTPGGIAELGEALEDTLRRELHEETGLRPLEVRLLTVVSGKETHVLLPGGDEFYQVTAVYVVPAWEGELAPDGSEGTELRFFPLDALPAGLGPVDRRALDLLRVCWGVE
- a CDS encoding uroporphyrinogen-III synthase, with protein sequence MAAEVLPLQGHTVAVTRPDNGEDGGGRLGELLRLQGAEVLSVPLIRFVPAPDPQALREGLSDLRGVAWVLITSPQGAAALSGTLESLGPLPLSGMRLAAVGEATARELRAAGLDVAFVPSTATALALGRELPARPGQVALHLTSQLSENTLRGELQARGIAYRRLELYRTEPAVLNAAQRRSLAGVCAVTLASGSAARELAALAGPDLDPRRLRVAAIGEQTAAAARALGFFSVTVAPHPSLEGLVAAAIKAVRS
- a CDS encoding P1 family peptidase; this translates as MPEPENTTLTALPGFQVGHWTDPIARTGCTVILCPPEGAVASASFIGPSPGTREGVLLSPEKKVERVHALLLTGGSAFGLAAATGVVRVLEERGIGHETPWARVPIVPAAVIYDLGVGDPGVRPGEREGELAARAASSAPVTRGLVGAGTGATAGKYLGGGVPGGLGSVCLERHGVRVAALAVVNPVGDVLDEQGGALAGPGTGPGAAAFAPGDVENTTLVAVATEHALTKAECRRLADAAQTALARVIHPSHTAWDGDSAFVLSSAALPPADPLLLGALVQEAVCAAVRDAVRSAHQNFE